GGGTGAGACTTCGCAAGGAAAAAAGAAAGCTTTGTGGGTTACAAAATTTGATATTGATATTGCAAAATGCTGCTTCTGCTCACTTTGTGTTTATCCTTGTCCAACTGAATGTATAAAAATGACTCAAGTTTATGAATTTTCTGAATTCGAAAGAGAAGATTTACTTTATAGATTTGCAACATTAACACCTTCGGAAATTGCAGAAAAACAAAAGAAGTTTGAAGAATTTACAGCCGCAAAAGAAGCTGAAAAATTGGCGGCGGCAAAAGCAAAAGTTGAAAAACCAAAACCGGTTGTTGAAAAAAAAGTTGATCCAAATACTGATAAAAAAGCAGAGTAATTTTTAATGGAATTGTACGATATCATATTTTATTTATTTGCAGCAATAACAATAATTTCTGCAGTAATTGTAGTAAATGCAAGAAATATTGTTCACGCGGCATTTAGTCTTTTACTTACTTTTTTTGGTGTTTCTGGAATTTATGTTTTACTTGGCGCTGA
The nucleotide sequence above comes from Ignavibacteriota bacterium. Encoded proteins:
- a CDS encoding NADH-quinone oxidoreductase subunit I, with translation MKEYFKNTFEALYTVLVGMKITFKHLFVPSVTIQYPDVKPKMPERARNRLFVNMDDCIGCDQCARACPVNCISIETLKSTPDDSPGETSQGKKKALWVTKFDIDIAKCCFCSLCVYPCPTECIKMTQVYEFSEFEREDLLYRFATLTPSEIAEKQKKFEEFTAAKEAEKLAAAKAKVEKPKPVVEKKVDPNTDKKAE